One region of Candidatus Schekmanbacteria bacterium RIFCSPLOWO2_02_FULL_38_14 genomic DNA includes:
- a CDS encoding methyltransferase: protein MGKATDTYAIVRPVATYAPWLSDRLFNDTYKIIKNYTLVDKYRCYEIWQLVGESVKLNGALIEIGVWRGGSGALIAKKAKLNGIKDEVYLCDTFTGVIKTGEKDLCYKGGEHADTSKETVEEVINKLKLDNTKILVGIFPEETSKLVSDKTFRFCHIDVDVYKSTKDIVEWLWPKLTVGGMVVIDDYGFPECDGIRDFVNEERSKKDRLVIHNLNGHAILIKIC, encoded by the coding sequence ATAGGTAAAGCTACTGATACTTATGCAATAGTACGGCCCGTTGCAACTTACGCACCGTGGTTATCCGATCGTTTGTTTAATGATACGTATAAAATCATCAAGAATTACACGTTAGTTGATAAATATAGATGTTATGAGATTTGGCAATTAGTTGGAGAATCTGTAAAACTGAACGGTGCATTAATTGAAATTGGCGTATGGAGGGGAGGGAGTGGTGCCTTAATTGCAAAAAAAGCAAAACTTAACGGGATTAAGGATGAAGTATACTTATGTGATACATTTACAGGCGTTATTAAAACTGGAGAAAAGGATTTATGTTATAAAGGGGGAGAACATGCTGACACCTCAAAGGAAACAGTTGAAGAAGTAATTAATAAACTAAAATTAGATAACACAAAAATTTTAGTTGGTATATTCCCCGAAGAAACAAGCAAATTAGTAAGTGATAAAACATTTCGTTTTTGTCATATTGATGTTGATGTGTATAAATCTACTAAGGATATTGTGGAATGGTTATGGCCTAAATTGACTGTTGGAGGAATGGTAGTTATTGATGATTATGGATTTCCAGAATGTGATGGGATTAGAGATTTTGTAAATGAAGAACGTAGCAAAAAAGATAGATTGGTTATACATAATCTAAACGGGCACGCTATACTGATTAAAATATGCTAA
- a CDS encoding type II secretion system protein GspD: MKKPARTINPNAKNAALKGEEIKEDEEDFEPEEIDEEEDAIEEEDEEDAEEVEIKPKPSARPGRQFRRPQFPNRRPGGRPGGPVGSGGTGGSGVISDGEYITLDFKGELKDLIIMFSDLMNKNFIYDENIRDKVMIVAPNKLNIEEAWKVFLSVLDYKGYNVVESKEAIRIQKSTEARQQPITTLVGEEAKNIPDQAQIITYVTSLQYADVEQIRGAISQLISPRDANISTFPPTNTLILTDIASNINRIIKIINAIDVAGLEDRPIISVIPLHNASAKTLAQQLTEILRQAPQPSGKRKTPQPGQPPGEQMKIIPDERLNAIIIVATLDSTKRIEDLLEKLDAKLSRDISRINVYYLNNALAEDLQKVLTGIISKTVAPGAPTPASQGGAAAAPLVGRDVFITADKSTNSLIISASPEDYTLLKQIIEQLDIMRPQVYVEGLVVEVSQSRFIELGVDFNFLKDLEDTGLDKIRAIGLSSLGGPLAGLIATPPGKLPGFPEGGSVAITKGTVTLSDGTKVLNIPALATFFARTSGVNVLAQPQILTSDNEEASIVVGENRRFIRSTTVVSETANTVNTFEFRDVALNLKVTPHISKEGLVRLSIQQTVENVLPGSSTEQGVETSKREAKTTVVVQNQETIIIGGLIRETNTPSVKKIPCLGDIPWIGWFFSRVSSTREKTNLLIFLKPTVVNTPQELAKLSDEKKAKAREIREEDENKKDIFYKTIIDGNLKFWKKKEEIPMLSEESKVLKEGEKKVAPKKDIDITPELLKPSKIPLPSVERGDTIEGEEVSAPPPPEDRPQISEPSPAGEEEVQQPLVPPPLPEPEEEE, encoded by the coding sequence TTGAAGAAACCTGCAAGAACAATTAATCCTAATGCCAAAAATGCTGCTCTGAAAGGTGAAGAAATAAAAGAAGATGAAGAAGACTTTGAACCAGAAGAGATAGATGAAGAAGAAGATGCCATAGAGGAAGAAGACGAGGAAGATGCCGAGGAGGTAGAAATAAAACCCAAGCCCTCTGCACGCCCTGGCAGGCAATTCCGCAGGCCTCAATTCCCGAATAGAAGACCAGGCGGAAGACCCGGTGGTCCTGTTGGTTCAGGTGGCACTGGTGGTTCCGGAGTTATAAGCGACGGAGAATATATAACCCTGGATTTTAAGGGTGAATTAAAAGACCTGATAATAATGTTTTCTGATTTAATGAACAAAAATTTCATATACGATGAAAATATCAGGGACAAAGTCATGATAGTAGCGCCTAATAAATTGAATATAGAAGAAGCGTGGAAGGTTTTTCTTTCAGTGCTTGATTACAAGGGATACAATGTCGTGGAAAGCAAAGAAGCAATAAGAATCCAGAAATCTACTGAAGCACGGCAACAGCCAATTACAACGCTTGTTGGAGAGGAAGCAAAAAATATACCTGACCAGGCTCAGATAATAACATATGTGACAAGCCTTCAGTATGCAGATGTTGAACAGATAAGAGGTGCAATAAGCCAGTTAATCAGCCCGAGAGATGCAAATATCTCAACCTTTCCTCCGACCAACACCCTTATCCTCACTGACATTGCTTCCAATATAAACCGGATAATAAAAATCATCAACGCAATAGATGTGGCAGGACTTGAAGACAGGCCTATAATTAGCGTGATTCCCCTTCACAATGCCTCAGCAAAAACACTTGCGCAGCAACTGACAGAGATTTTGCGTCAGGCTCCGCAGCCCTCAGGTAAGAGAAAAACCCCTCAGCCGGGCCAGCCTCCGGGAGAACAGATGAAGATTATACCTGATGAACGCCTGAATGCCATAATAATAGTTGCAACCCTTGATTCCACAAAAAGAATAGAAGACCTGCTTGAAAAGCTTGATGCAAAGCTCTCAAGAGATATTAGCCGCATTAATGTCTATTATCTCAACAATGCCCTTGCTGAAGACTTACAGAAGGTTTTAACCGGCATTATATCTAAAACTGTTGCGCCGGGCGCACCAACACCAGCATCACAGGGTGGCGCAGCAGCAGCGCCACTTGTTGGCAGGGATGTCTTCATAACTGCTGACAAGTCAACCAACTCACTCATAATATCTGCCTCTCCTGAAGACTATACCCTTTTAAAGCAGATTATCGAACAACTTGATATAATGCGTCCTCAGGTCTATGTAGAGGGCTTGGTGGTTGAAGTTAGCCAATCAAGGTTCATTGAACTTGGAGTTGATTTTAACTTTTTAAAAGACCTTGAAGATACAGGGCTTGATAAAATCAGGGCAATCGGTTTAAGCAGTCTCGGTGGTCCGCTTGCAGGGCTTATTGCAACCCCTCCGGGAAAACTTCCAGGCTTTCCTGAAGGCGGCTCTGTTGCAATCACAAAGGGAACTGTTACTCTGTCAGATGGCACTAAGGTGCTCAATATTCCTGCCCTTGCAACCTTCTTTGCCAGAACAAGCGGTGTCAATGTGCTTGCACAGCCCCAGATTCTTACATCTGACAATGAAGAGGCAAGTATTGTTGTTGGAGAAAACAGAAGATTCATAAGAAGCACTACTGTGGTATCAGAGACTGCAAACACTGTTAATACTTTTGAATTCAGGGATGTGGCTTTAAATCTTAAAGTAACTCCCCACATAAGCAAAGAGGGTTTAGTCAGATTATCCATCCAGCAGACAGTCGAAAATGTCCTTCCGGGTTCCTCTACGGAACAGGGAGTTGAGACCTCAAAAAGGGAAGCCAAAACAACTGTTGTGGTGCAAAATCAGGAGACCATTATTATAGGTGGTCTGATCCGTGAAACCAATACTCCAAGCGTGAAAAAGATTCCGTGCCTTGGAGACATCCCGTGGATTGGATGGTTTTTCTCAAGAGTCAGCAGTACAAGAGAAAAGACTAACCTGCTTATATTCCTGAAACCAACAGTTGTTAACACTCCGCAGGAGCTCGCAAAACTTTCAGACGAGAAAAAAGCCAAGGCAAGGGAAATAAGGGAAGAGGATGAGAATAAAAAAGACATATTCTACAAAACAATAATTGACGGAAACCTGAAGTTCTGGAAAAAGAAAGAAGAAATTCCAATGCTGAGCGAAGAATCAAAAGTATTGAAGGAAGGCGAAAAGAAAGTAGCTCCAAAAAAAGATATTGATATCACTCCTGAATTATTAAAGCCTTCAAAAATTCCTCTTCCATCAGTAGAAAGAGGAGACACAATTGAAGGAGAAGAAGTTTCTGCTCCGCCGCCGCCAGAGGATAGACCGCAGATATCTGAACCCTCTCCAGCAGGAGAAGAAGAGGTTCAGCAGCCATTAGTTCCGCCGCCGCTTCCTGAACCAGAGGAGGAGGAATAA
- a CDS encoding signal recognition particle protein, whose protein sequence is MFENLTGKLETIFSKLRKAGRLTEKNIQDGLKEVRLALLEADVNFRVVKDFIAAVEAKAIGQEVLRSITPGQQIVKIVNDELVNLMGKQATRIEFSPPLPMGIMLIGLQGSGKTTTAGKLARMFKKEGHRPLLVPADPYRPAAISQLKTLGKQAEIEVFPSEPGTNPVITCKKALEQARENNLDLMIIDTAGRLHIDQELMDELKNIISAIPVKEKLLVVDSMTGQDAVNIAKEFNSAIDITGIILTKMDGDARGGAALSMRAVTSKSIKFIATGEKLDAIEVFHPERMASRILGMGDILSLVEKAHKAVDKEKALELEKKIREESFSLEDFKEQLLQIKSMGPLEDILGMMPGFGNMKKLKNFSVDGKEFARIEAIINSMTKKERLNYMTINGSRRKRIANGSSTTVMDVNKLLKQFAQMKKMMKAFTSGGKKGKLMKLPFM, encoded by the coding sequence ATGTTTGAAAACCTGACAGGTAAATTAGAGACTATATTTTCAAAGCTAAGAAAAGCAGGAAGGCTTACTGAAAAGAACATTCAGGATGGCTTGAAAGAGGTGCGCCTTGCCCTTCTTGAAGCTGATGTGAATTTCAGGGTTGTAAAGGATTTCATAGCAGCGGTTGAAGCAAAAGCAATAGGACAGGAGGTTTTAAGAAGCATAACACCTGGTCAGCAGATTGTTAAGATTGTCAATGATGAATTGGTTAATCTGATGGGCAAACAGGCGACCAGAATCGAATTTTCGCCACCCTTGCCAATGGGAATAATGTTAATAGGACTACAGGGCTCAGGAAAAACTACGACTGCCGGCAAACTTGCAAGGATGTTCAAAAAAGAAGGACACAGACCACTGCTTGTCCCTGCAGACCCGTACCGTCCTGCTGCAATTTCCCAGCTCAAGACCCTCGGCAAACAGGCGGAAATTGAAGTTTTCCCTTCTGAACCGGGAACCAACCCGGTCATAACCTGTAAAAAGGCTTTAGAGCAGGCAAGGGAGAATAACTTAGATTTAATGATTATAGACACTGCAGGACGGCTCCACATTGATCAGGAATTAATGGACGAGCTTAAAAACATAATCTCAGCTATCCCCGTCAAAGAAAAGCTTCTTGTTGTTGACAGCATGACAGGACAGGATGCAGTCAATATTGCAAAGGAATTCAACTCTGCCATTGATATAACAGGAATCATCCTCACAAAGATGGACGGTGATGCAAGGGGAGGCGCTGCGCTTTCAATGAGGGCTGTAACAAGCAAGTCTATAAAATTTATTGCAACAGGTGAGAAGCTTGATGCAATTGAAGTCTTTCATCCTGAACGCATGGCTTCAAGAATCCTTGGAATGGGAGACATTCTTTCGCTCGTAGAAAAAGCCCATAAGGCTGTTGATAAAGAAAAAGCCCTTGAGCTTGAGAAAAAAATAAGGGAAGAATCCTTCTCTCTTGAAGACTTTAAGGAACAGTTGCTTCAGATAAAGTCAATGGGTCCGCTTGAAGATATTCTTGGAATGATGCCCGGATTTGGCAACATGAAAAAACTAAAAAATTTCAGTGTGGACGGAAAGGAATTTGCGAGGATTGAAGCCATCATAAATTCCATGACAAAGAAGGAAAGATTAAACTACATGACAATAAACGGTAGCAGGAGAAAAAGGATTGCCAATGGCAGCAGCACAACTGTAATGGATGTAAACAAGCTCTTAAAGCAGTTTGCACAGATGAAAAAGATGATGAAGGCTTTTACCTCAGGTGGTAAAAAAGGTAAATTGATGAAACTTCCGTTTATGTAG